In Actinomyces marmotae, the DNA window CGCGCCGCCGTGGCCGAGGAGACCACCGAGCGCGAGGCCAAGTGCCGGGCCAAGACCCGGCCCGCGGCGCTGCTCGACCATGTGGACACGGTCTCGGCCGCCAAGGACCTCGACATCCTGCGCGCCGTCACGGGCAACTCCGCCCTCACCTACTTCGGCTACTCCTATGGGACCTTCCTGGGGGCGACCTACGCCGACCTCTTCCCGGGCAATGTGGGCCGCTTCGTGCTCGACGGCGCCGTCGACCCCTCGATCAGCGGCGGCCAGGTGGCGTTGGGCCAGGCGAAGGGCTTCGAGAACGCGCTGCGGGCCTATGTGGAGAGCTGCCAGTCGGGGTCGGACTGCCCGTTGACCGGCTCGGTGGATGACGGGGTCAAGCAGATCCAGGACTTCCTGACCTCCTTGGAGTCCGGACCGATCAGGACCTCGGATGCGAACCGTCCCCTGACCCGCTCGTTGGCCACCTCCGGGATCATGGTTCCCCTCTACCAGTCCGAGGCCTGGCCTCAGCTGAGCATCGCCCTGTCACGGGCGATGGGCAAGACGACGAATGATGGGAAGCCCGACGGCGCCATCCTCCTGTACTTCGCCGACCTCGCCGCGCAGCGCGGCAATGACGGCACCTACTCCGGCAACGGCAGTGAGGCCATCGGCGCCATCAACTGCGCGGACTTCCCCGTCATGGGCGACGCCGCCTCTTGGGACCAGGAGGCCGCGGAGATCAAGAAGGCCTCCCCGACCTTCGGTGACGGCTTGCAGTACACCGACGTCGCTTGCCAGGCCTGGGGTCACCCGTCGGGCAATGAGCGCAAGGCGATCCACGCCTCGGGGGCCAACCCGATCCTGGTGATCGGGACGACGGGGGATCCGGCCACGCCGTACGAGTGGTCCCAGTCCCTGGCCGATCAGCTCGACTCGGGCCAGTTGCTGACCTGGAAGGGCCACGGGCACACGGCCTACGGCCGCGCGGGTAAGTGCGTGACCACGGCCGTGGATGAGTACCTGCTCAAGGGCACGATGCCCGCCGAGGGCCTCACCTGCGAGGGCTGAGCTCACCCGCGATCGGGCGCCCCATCGCCTCGGCGAGGGCCGTGCCGGTCAGGCCCTGGGCCAGGAGGAACTGAGCCTTGGCGTAGGCCGCCTCCAGGGTCATGTCGGCGGTGCCGACGGCGCCCGCCCGCGCGATGGCGTCCCCGGTGGCGTAGTGCCCGAGGAGCACCTCGGCCTGGTGGCACTGGGAGGCGACGACGACCGCGGTCCCGGCCCGGATCGCCCGCGCGATCGCCTCGGTCAGCCCGGGCTCGTCGCTGGGCACGTTGCCCACCCCGAAGGCCCGCAGGATGACCGCCTGGGGCAGGGGGTCGAGCAGTGCCGCCAGGCGCGCTCCGGTGATGCCGGGCGCCATATCGAGGACGACGACGTCGTGCCGGGCGTAGGGCTTGGGCTCCGCCCAGGCGTCGGGGGCGGCCCCGGAGCCCTCGCGGCTCACGGACCACTCCCAGCTGGCGCCGTCGGAACCCGCGCGGGCCAGCGGCGGGGCCATGGGCGAGGCGAAGCCCGCGAAGTCCCAGGAGGAGGACTTCGTGGCGCGGCCGCCTGCCAGCAGCAGGCCGCCGAAGAACAGAGCGACGCCGACCACCCGCCCACTGACGGCCGCCCGCAGCGCCCCCAGGACGTTCGCCTCGGCGTCGCTGCCCTCGGCCCCGAGCGGCAGCTGGGAACCGGTGATGACCACGGGCGCCCCCAGGCCCGCCAGGGCGTAGGACAGGGCGGCCGAGGTGTAGGCCATGGTGTCCGTGCCGTGGAGGATGACGATCGGCTCGCCGGGGTGGCGGGCCGCGTGCTCGCGCGCCTCCTCGACGATCGACTGCCAGGACTCCGGCGTGGCGTTCGAGGAGTCGATGAGCGGCTCCAGGGCCGTCAATGACGTCGACTCCAGCGCCTCTAGGCCGGGGGCCGGCGGGCGGTTCGGGGGCAGGAGGCCGGCGAGCCAGCCGGCGAGATCGGCCCCCGGGACGAGGCCCTGGGGCGAGTCCACCATGCCGATGGTCCCGCCGGTGTAGATGATGTGGACGCTCCCCATGGGACCCTCCTGCTCCCTATCCTGCCCGCTCCGCCGCGGGCGGCCGCTGCGGCTACTGCTTGTCGTCGGGGCCCGTGGTCGCCTCGTCGAGGACGTGGTCGAGCAGATCGCCGCGGATCCGGCCCCGCACTCGGTACCAGCCTGCCACCATCATGACGATGACGAGGCCGAATAGGGCGAGGGTCCACCGGCCCTCGGGCTCCTGGACATTGGCGATGACGATGAGGACGAAGAAGGCGATCGCGATGTAGTTGGTGTACGGGGCGCCGGGCATCCGGTAGGCCGGGCGCTCCTCCAGCCCCTGATTGACCCGCTTGAGGAAGGCCAGGTGCGTCACGAGGATCGCCACCCAGGTGCCGGCGATGCCGATGCCCGCCAGGTTCATGACGATGTTGAAGGCGTCCTCCGCGAGGAAGGCGTTGAGGGCGACGCCCACGAGGCCCAGCGCGGAGGTGATGGCGATGGCGCCCGCGGGCACTTGGTGCTTGTTGAGGCCGGCCGCGAGGCTGGGCGCCTCGCCCGCCACCGCCATGGAGCGCAGCGTGCGGCCGGTGGCGTAGAGCCCCGCGTTGAGGCTGGACAGCGCCGCGGTCAGGACGACCACCTGGATGATGTCCCCGGCGTGGGGGACGCCGATCCCAGAGAAGAACGTGACGAAGGGCGACTCATTCTTGGAGTAGGAGGTGTAGGGCAGGACGAAGGCCATGAGGAGCACGGAGCCGACGTAGAAGACGAAGATCCTCAGGATCATGGAGTTGATCGCCTTGGGCAGCACGGTGATCGCGTCCTCCGCCTCGCCGGCGGCCACGCCCACCATCTCCGTGCCCCCGAACGCGAAGACGACGCCGAGGGTGAGGGTGAGGACGACCCCGATTCCCGCGGGGGCGAAACCGCCGTGCTGCGTGATGTTGCTCAGGCCCGCCGTGTGGCCGCCCACCTCCGCGCCGCTGACGATCGCCCAGATGGCCACGAGCATGAAGGAGATGATCGCCGCTACCTTGATGAGGGCGAACCAGAACTCGGCCTCGCCGAACATCTTGACATTGAGCATGTTGAGCACGAAGACCAGGGCCAGCGCGATGAGCGCGAGAACCCACTGGGGGACGGCCCTGAAGGCGCCCCAGTAGTGCAAGTAGAGGGCGACGGCGGTGATGTCCGCCATGACCGTCACCGCCCAGTCCAGGAAGAAGAACCAGCCGGTGATGTAGGCGCCCTTCTCCCCGAGAAACTCGCGCGCGTAGGACACGAAGGCGCCCGAGGAGGGGCGGCGGATCGCGAGCTCGCCGAGGGCCCGCACCATGAGGAAGGCGAAGGCGCCGCAGATCGCGTAGGCGACGATGAGGATCGCCCCGCCCTGGGCCAGGCGCCCGCCGGCCCCCAGGAACAGGCCGGTGCCGATCGAGCCGCCGATGGCGATCATCTGGAGGTGGCGGCTCTTCAACTCCTTGTTGTAGCCGGCGTCCCCCTTGTCATGCGCCACGGAGTGCGCCGCGCCGGCCGGGGGATCTGTCTGCTGCGACATGCTGCTGGTCCTTTCCAGGGAGAGGAGGGGCCTGGGAGCGCCGCGAACGCGGCGGAGCCCGATCGGGTGGGGCGCGCGTGGCCGTGCCGGCGCGCCAATGTGCGTCAGCGTACGCTGACATGCGACATGGCGCGCGCCAATGCCCGTCATACGCGGCATCCCGCCGTCGTCCGGGCCATCGCGCCACTGACCGTGGCTGGCGCGGCCGCTCGCGCGCGAGGCGGTCCAGGCTGGCTCAGGCCGGCCCAGGCCGATCCAAGGCGGTCCGAGGCTGTGCTCAGCGCCACGGGGTGGCGATGGCTCCCGCGTTGCGCCCGGCGCGCCGCGCGCTGTAGAGTCCTCACGCCGCCGTTAGCGGCGCGCCACCTTAGCTCAGTCGGCAGAGCGATTCACTCGTAATGAATAGGTCGTGGGTTCGATTCCCACAGGTGGCTCGAACAGGGCCCCGGGACCAGTGATCCCGGGGCCCTCTCTCATTGGCGGGCCCGCGCTCAGGGGCTCGCGGCGTGTAAGTTCCACCCGCGCGCCGCTCTTGCGGGCCCTCCTCCTGCCCTCCGACCGCGCGCGCTATTTTGCCCGCCTGGAACTCGCGCCTCCGCGGGGCGTCATTGGCGGCTCGCGGCGCATAAGGGACGCGCTCATCGGCCGCCCGCTCGTCGAATCCCGTTCCGGGCGCCACCTCCGAGAACGGAAGAGTGCCGCTCCCAGGGTTCTCACAGAGGAAATGCATGGAGTTCAGGGCCGTGAATCCAGGAGCGATATTGCGTCCCCCGTATTCCTCCATTATCCTTCGGGGTGTTCGCAAGAGGATTCATCTCAGCAATCCTCCTACGTCACGAAGAGAAGAGTGAGCCATGGCCCAGAAGACCCAGATCATCCTCGTCGACGATATCGACCAGTCCGCCGCGTCGCAGACAGTCACCTTCGGTCTTGATGGGGTTACCTACGAGATCGACCTCAATGACGAGCACGCCGCCGCGCTGCGCGAGTCCATTGAGGAGTGGTCCTCCAAGGCCCGTCGCGTCTCCGGTCGCCGCAATGTCCGCCGTCGGGGCGCCAGCGCCTCGGCCGAGACCCAGAAGATCCGCGAGTGGGCCCGCGGCCAGGGCATGGAGGTCTCGGACCGCGGGCGTATCCCCGCCCCGATCCGCGAGGCCTACAACCAGGCCCACTGAGGTCGCTCGCGGGCCCCTCGCGCCTGGCCGAAGGCGCGAGACCCCGTGCGCGCCGCCCGGGAGGGCCCTCGCTCCCGGGCGCCGCTGCCCGCAGGCCCCCGGCCCCCGCTCCGGATGATCCCGGGTGGGACCGGGGGCCTCGCGCGCGGCGCACGCGCCTGGCAGGATAGGCCCATGGCTTACACCCTTGTGCTGCTCCGCCACGGCGAGAGCGAATGGAATGCGAAGAACCTGTTCACCGGTTGGGTGGACGTCCCCCTGTCCGAGAAGGGCCGCGCCGAGGCGGTCCACGGCGGCGAGCTCCTCAAGGAGGCCGGCGTCCTCCCCGAGAAGCTGTTCACCTCGATGCTGCGCCGCGCGATCATGACGGCGAACCTCGCCCTGGACGCGGCCGACCTTCACTGGATCCCCGTCGAGCGCGACTGGCGCCTCAACGAGCGCCACTACGGCGCCCTCCAGGGTAAGAACAAGAAGGAGATCCGCGACGAGTACGGCGAGGAGCAGTTCATGCTCTGGCGCCGCTCCTACGACGTCCCGCCGCCGGCCATCGAGCCCGGCACCGAGTTCTCCCAGGACGCCGACCCGCGCTACGCCGGCGAGCCGATTCCCGCCACCGAGTGCCTCAAGGATGTCCTGGCCCGCCTCCTGCCCTACTGGGAGTCCACGATCGTCCCCGAGATCAAGACCGGCAGGACCGTCATGATCGCCGCTCACGGCAACTCCCTGCGCGCGATCGTCAAGCACCTCGACGGCATCTCCGACGACGACATCGCCGCCGTCAACATCCCCACGGGCATCCCGCTGGTCTACGAGCTCGACGAGGAGACCCTCCAGCCGCTCAAGAAGGGCGGCCGCTACCTCGACCCGGAGGCCGAGGCGAAGATCGCGGCCGTGGCCAACCAGGGCAAGTGAGCCCCGCGCCCGCACGCGGGCGCGCTTGTCGACGATGGCGCCGGGCCCCCGCGGGCCCGGTGCCATCGCGCGCTGTGAGCAACCTCCCCCGGTATCTCGCCGCTCGGCACTGGTAAACTGAGGCTCCTGTTTGCTTGACTGGAGACCTCACCCATGACCCTTGAAGTCGGAGAGACCGTCGTCTATCCCCACCACGGCGCGGCCCGGATCATCGATATTCGCCAGCGCAAGGTGAAGGGGGAGGAGAAGACCTACCTCCAGCTCGAGGTCGCCCAGGGCGACCTGACGATCCTCGTCCCCGCCGAGTCCGTCGAGCTCATCGGGGTGCGCGACGTCGTCGACGAGAAGGGCCTGGAGAAGGTCTTCGAGGTCCTGCGCGCCCCCTTCACCGAGGAGCCCACCAACTGGTCGCGCCGCTTCAAGGCCAACCAGGAGAAGATCGCCTCGGGCGACGTCATCAAGGTCGCGGAGGTCGTGCGGGACCTGTCGCGCCGGGACACCGATCGGGGCCTGTCGGCCGGTGAGAAGCGCATGCTCTCCAAGGCCCGCCAGATCCTCGTCTCCGAGCTCGCCCTGGCGCAGAAGACCCCCGAGGAGGAGGCCGAGAGCCGCCTCGACGAGGTCCTCGCCGCCGGCGCCGCCGCCTGACGGCGCCCGGGCCGCCCCGCCCCCGAGCGAGCCCCGCCATGACCGCCGCAGCCCCCGAGGCCCTCTCCCCGGTGATCGCCGTGGTCACCGCCGCAGGCTCGGGCAGCCGCCTCGGCGCTGAGGTCCCCAAGGGCCTCGTCCCCCTCGCCGGGCAGTCGCTCGTGCGGCGCGCGGTGCAGGGCCTGCTGGCCTCCGGCGTCCTCGAACGCGTCGTCGTCACGGCGCCGCAGGGGTGGATCGAGGACTTCCGCCGCGAGGTGGCCGATCTCGGCGACGTCGAGGTGGTCGCGGGCTCCTCCGCCTCCCGGCAGGCGAGCGTCGCCCTCGGTCTTGAGGCCGCCCTGCGCGCCCAGCCCGACGCCGCCCTCATACTCGTCCACGACGCCGCCCGCGCGCTCACGCCCCCCGATGTCATCCAGCGCGTCGTCGCCGCCCTGCGCGAGGGGCACGAGGCCGTCATCCCCGTCATGCCGGTGACTGACACCATCAAGGAGGTCCGGACCGGTGAGGCGGTCGAGCCGATCGTCGCCACCCCGGACCGCTCCCGGCTGCGCGCCGTCCAGACGCCCCAGGGCTTCGTGCGTGAGACCCTGCTGGCCGCTCACCGCGCCGGCGCCCAGCGCGCGGCCAGCGAGGGCCTGGCCGCCTCCGACGACGCCGGTCTGGTCGAGGCCATGGGCGCCGGCGTCGTCGCCGTCGCCGGGGACTCGCGCGCCCTCAAGGTGACCACGAGCCTCGACCTGCTCCTCGCCGAGGCCCTGCTCGCCGCCGAGGAGCGCGTGCCCGCCCAGCGCGGGTAGGCGGGAGCGCGCCCGCCCAGCGCGGGAGGCCGCGGGCAGGTGCGGGAATGCCCAACTGGACGGTGCTCCATCTGTGCCTAAGAGGAGAGCAGAGCGAAGGGCTCACGCCGTAGGCTCGGCGCATGCTCTCCCCTGATTCACTCCTGGGGTCGATCACCGCCCCTGGGCAGCAGACCAAGTCCCGCCCCCTGACCTGGCCCGTCCTGGCCTGGGGGCTGTGGGACTGGGGATCAGCCGCCTTCAACGCCGTCATCACGACCTTCGTCTTCGCGACCTACCTGGTCTCCTCGTCCTTCGGAGATCCCACCTCCAACCAGTCGCGGCTGTCCGCGGGCATGGCGGTCGCCGGCCTGCTCATCGCCCTGCTCGCCCCCGTCACGGGCCAGAGGGCCGATCGTGCCGGGCGGGCCGTCGCCTCCCTGGGGGTCTACACCGCGCTGGTCGTGGCCGTCTCCGCCGCGCTGTTCTTCGTCAAGCCCGAACCCGGCTACCTGTGGCTGGGGATCGTGCTCATGGGGGTGGGCAACCTCTTCTTCGAGCTCGCTTCCGTCAACTACAACGGGCTGCTGTCCCATGTGACCTCCAAGGAGCGGATCGGCGCGGTCTCCGGGATCGGCTGGGGCATGGGCTACCTGGGCGGGATCGTCCTGCTGCTCGTGGTCTACGCGGGCCTTATCAGCCCCGAGGTCGGCTGGTTCGGCGTGACCAGCGCCGACGGCCTCAATGTCCGCGTGGCCATGCTCGTGGCCGCCGCCTGGTTCGGGATCTCGGCGATCCCGGTCCTGCTCACTCAGTCCAGCGCCGCCAGGCGGCGCCGTCGGCGCCAAGGCCCCGCGACGGGCGGCCCCGAGGCGGATGGCGCCAGCCGGATCCCCGGGAGGGGTGCGGAGCCCGTGGAGCCCGGGGACATCCCCGGCGCGGGAGGCCTCGCGGGCGCCGCTGGCGCTGGGCGCCACGAGTCGATCCTCGCGTCCTACCGGCACCTGTGGCGCACCCTGCGCTCGCTGTACCGCTCCCACCCGAATGTCCTGCGGTTCCTCCTGGCCTCGGCGATCTTCCGGGACGGGCTCGCTGGGGTCTTCGCCTACGGCGGCATCGTCGCGCGCACCACCTTCGACTTCTCCGACGCCGAAGTCATCCAGTTCGCCGTCGCCGCCAACGTGGTGGCCGGCATCACCACGATCGCCTGCGGGCGCCTCGACGACATCGTCGGGCCACGGCGGGTCATCATGGGCTCACTCGTCATCCTCGTCGTGGCCGGCAACGCCGTCTTCTTCCTCCACGACGGCGGGAAGGCCGTGTTCTGGGCGCTCGGCCTGGCGCTGTCCGCCTGCGTGGGACCCGCCCAGTCGGCCTCCCGCACCTTCCTCGCCCGCCTCATCCCGGAGGGGCGCGAGGGCGAGATCTTCGGGTTGTACGCGACGACGGGGCGCGCCGCCTCCTTCCTCGCCCCCGCCCTGTACGGGGCGGCGATCTGGGTGGGCGCGCGCTTCGCGGGGCAGGGCTCCGGCTACTGGGGGATCCTCGGCATCATGACGGTGCTCATCGCCGGGCTCGTCCTGATGGCCGGGGTCAAGGACCCCGACGGCCACCTCCAGCATCTCGCCTGACCGGGGCCGCCCGGGCCCCGGGCCGCTGCCCGGCGGGTCAGTAGCCGACGGCGCCCGCGGTGCCAGTGCCGGGGGCCTGCTGGACGGGGGTGAAGCGCACCGCCGTGCCGGAGGCCGTCACCATGAGCATGCCGTTGTCCGAGCCGAGCGTCTCGTAGTCGATATCGACACCGACGACGCCCTCGGCGCCGAGCTCGATGGCGCGCTGCACCATCTCCGCCAGGGCGGTCTCGCGGGCCTGGATGAGCTCGCGCTCATAGGACTCCGCGCGCCCGCCCACCATGTTGCGGAAGCCCGCGGCGATGTCCTTGAACATGTTGACCCCGGCGATGGTCTCCCCGCACACGACGCGCAGGTACTGGCTGACGGGGCATCCCTCGACGGTGGGGGTGGTGGTGACGATCATCGTGCTTCCTCGGCGGGTTCGATCATGGTCTCGATGGCGGCGGCGCCCGCTGACGCGGCCCCGTGTCATCCTCGCCCAGTGGCGCCCCCACCGGCAACATCGCCCTTGGGGGAGGAGGCCCCATGCAGCATCAGCAGCGCCCGCTCGTACTCGGCGCTGATGCGCCCGGGCGCCACGGGGGAGCCGTCGAGCTCCCAGTTCAGCAGGTG includes these proteins:
- a CDS encoding alpha/beta hydrolase: MSILDASSRPRRIKILAALSAVTATAALSACGNPSVPGATQATGAATASVPAGLESFYSQAVEWYPCKKDAGMTERSGDMGPGTMSCARVKVPLDYGNPGGETIQIAMKKRSASADTATGALFINPGGPGGSGVDILPQITSTQFSKDLVTAYDVIGFDPRGVGESTAIDCLTDAELDAERSGTESPSLPDDATGEQKRAAVAEETTEREAKCRAKTRPAALLDHVDTVSAAKDLDILRAVTGNSALTYFGYSYGTFLGATYADLFPGNVGRFVLDGAVDPSISGGQVALGQAKGFENALRAYVESCQSGSDCPLTGSVDDGVKQIQDFLTSLESGPIRTSDANRPLTRSLATSGIMVPLYQSEAWPQLSIALSRAMGKTTNDGKPDGAILLYFADLAAQRGNDGTYSGNGSEAIGAINCADFPVMGDAASWDQEAAEIKKASPTFGDGLQYTDVACQAWGHPSGNERKAIHASGANPILVIGTTGDPATPYEWSQSLADQLDSGQLLTWKGHGHTAYGRAGKCVTTAVDEYLLKGTMPAEGLTCEG
- a CDS encoding asparaginase — its product is MGSVHIIYTGGTIGMVDSPQGLVPGADLAGWLAGLLPPNRPPAPGLEALESTSLTALEPLIDSSNATPESWQSIVEEAREHAARHPGEPIVILHGTDTMAYTSAALSYALAGLGAPVVITGSQLPLGAEGSDAEANVLGALRAAVSGRVVGVALFFGGLLLAGGRATKSSSWDFAGFASPMAPPLARAGSDGASWEWSVSREGSGAAPDAWAEPKPYARHDVVVLDMAPGITGARLAALLDPLPQAVILRAFGVGNVPSDEPGLTEAIARAIRAGTAVVVASQCHQAEVLLGHYATGDAIARAGAVGTADMTLEAAYAKAQFLLAQGLTGTALAEAMGRPIAGELSPRR
- a CDS encoding amino acid permease: MSQQTDPPAGAAHSVAHDKGDAGYNKELKSRHLQMIAIGGSIGTGLFLGAGGRLAQGGAILIVAYAICGAFAFLMVRALGELAIRRPSSGAFVSYAREFLGEKGAYITGWFFFLDWAVTVMADITAVALYLHYWGAFRAVPQWVLALIALALVFVLNMLNVKMFGEAEFWFALIKVAAIISFMLVAIWAIVSGAEVGGHTAGLSNITQHGGFAPAGIGVVLTLTLGVVFAFGGTEMVGVAAGEAEDAITVLPKAINSMILRIFVFYVGSVLLMAFVLPYTSYSKNESPFVTFFSGIGVPHAGDIIQVVVLTAALSSLNAGLYATGRTLRSMAVAGEAPSLAAGLNKHQVPAGAIAITSALGLVGVALNAFLAEDAFNIVMNLAGIGIAGTWVAILVTHLAFLKRVNQGLEERPAYRMPGAPYTNYIAIAFFVLIVIANVQEPEGRWTLALFGLVIVMMVAGWYRVRGRIRGDLLDHVLDEATTGPDDKQ
- a CDS encoding histone-like nucleoid-structuring protein Lsr2, whose product is MAQKTQIILVDDIDQSAASQTVTFGLDGVTYEIDLNDEHAAALRESIEEWSSKARRVSGRRNVRRRGASASAETQKIREWARGQGMEVSDRGRIPAPIREAYNQAH
- a CDS encoding phosphoglyceromutase — protein: MAYTLVLLRHGESEWNAKNLFTGWVDVPLSEKGRAEAVHGGELLKEAGVLPEKLFTSMLRRAIMTANLALDAADLHWIPVERDWRLNERHYGALQGKNKKEIRDEYGEEQFMLWRRSYDVPPPAIEPGTEFSQDADPRYAGEPIPATECLKDVLARLLPYWESTIVPEIKTGRTVMIAAHGNSLRAIVKHLDGISDDDIAAVNIPTGIPLVYELDEETLQPLKKGGRYLDPEAEAKIAAVANQGK
- a CDS encoding CarD family transcriptional regulator, which gives rise to MTLEVGETVVYPHHGAARIIDIRQRKVKGEEKTYLQLEVAQGDLTILVPAESVELIGVRDVVDEKGLEKVFEVLRAPFTEEPTNWSRRFKANQEKIASGDVIKVAEVVRDLSRRDTDRGLSAGEKRMLSKARQILVSELALAQKTPEEEAESRLDEVLAAGAAA
- the ispD gene encoding 2-C-methyl-D-erythritol 4-phosphate cytidylyltransferase; this encodes MTAAAPEALSPVIAVVTAAGSGSRLGAEVPKGLVPLAGQSLVRRAVQGLLASGVLERVVVTAPQGWIEDFRREVADLGDVEVVAGSSASRQASVALGLEAALRAQPDAALILVHDAARALTPPDVIQRVVAALREGHEAVIPVMPVTDTIKEVRTGEAVEPIVATPDRSRLRAVQTPQGFVRETLLAAHRAGAQRAASEGLAASDDAGLVEAMGAGVVAVAGDSRALKVTTSLDLLLAEALLAAEERVPAQRG
- a CDS encoding MFS transporter; translation: MLSPDSLLGSITAPGQQTKSRPLTWPVLAWGLWDWGSAAFNAVITTFVFATYLVSSSFGDPTSNQSRLSAGMAVAGLLIALLAPVTGQRADRAGRAVASLGVYTALVVAVSAALFFVKPEPGYLWLGIVLMGVGNLFFELASVNYNGLLSHVTSKERIGAVSGIGWGMGYLGGIVLLLVVYAGLISPEVGWFGVTSADGLNVRVAMLVAAAWFGISAIPVLLTQSSAARRRRRRQGPATGGPEADGASRIPGRGAEPVEPGDIPGAGGLAGAAGAGRHESILASYRHLWRTLRSLYRSHPNVLRFLLASAIFRDGLAGVFAYGGIVARTTFDFSDAEVIQFAVAANVVAGITTIACGRLDDIVGPRRVIMGSLVILVVAGNAVFFLHDGGKAVFWALGLALSACVGPAQSASRTFLARLIPEGREGEIFGLYATTGRAASFLAPALYGAAIWVGARFAGQGSGYWGILGIMTVLIAGLVLMAGVKDPDGHLQHLA
- a CDS encoding heavy metal-binding domain-containing protein, encoding MIVTTTPTVEGCPVSQYLRVVCGETIAGVNMFKDIAAGFRNMVGGRAESYERELIQARETALAEMVQRAIELGAEGVVGVDIDYETLGSDNGMLMVTASGTAVRFTPVQQAPGTGTAGAVGY